From a single Paraburkholderia youngii genomic region:
- a CDS encoding TetR/AcrR family transcriptional regulator translates to MRNDEPTARAVPFGTRGTALAQPAADATHKPGRRKAAIRASNESHLLACAEAVFAERGFEGASTALIAERAGLPKANLHYYFPTKLALYWRVLDDVFEEWNAAANLFDASDDPVEAIGGYVRAKMGLSRRRPLGSKVWANEIISGAAHMQEILLERVKPWMDTRVKLIERWIAKGLLAPVDPTTLLFMIWATTQHYADFEAQICALSGKRALATKRFETTTEEVVSMILRASGARSPAE, encoded by the coding sequence ATGCGCAACGACGAACCCACCGCGCGAGCCGTGCCCTTCGGGACGCGCGGCACGGCGCTGGCGCAGCCAGCCGCTGACGCAACGCATAAGCCCGGTCGGCGCAAAGCCGCGATTCGCGCGTCGAATGAATCCCACCTGCTCGCCTGTGCCGAAGCCGTGTTCGCCGAACGCGGTTTCGAAGGCGCGAGCACGGCGCTGATCGCCGAGCGCGCGGGCTTGCCGAAGGCCAATCTGCACTACTACTTCCCGACCAAACTCGCGCTCTACTGGCGCGTACTCGACGATGTTTTCGAGGAATGGAACGCGGCCGCCAACCTGTTCGATGCAAGCGACGATCCGGTCGAGGCGATAGGCGGCTACGTACGCGCCAAGATGGGCCTGTCACGGCGCCGCCCGCTCGGCTCGAAGGTGTGGGCCAACGAAATCATCAGCGGTGCGGCGCATATGCAGGAGATCCTGCTCGAACGCGTGAAGCCGTGGATGGACACACGTGTGAAGCTGATCGAGCGATGGATTGCCAAAGGCTTGCTCGCGCCCGTCGATCCGACGACCCTACTGTTCATGATCTGGGCGACCACTCAGCACTATGCCGATTTCGAGGCACAGATATGCGCGCTCTCGGGCAAGCGCGCGCTAGCGACGAAGCGCTTCGAGACGACTACGGAAGAAGTGGTGAGCATGATCCTGCGAGCGAGCGGAGCGCGATCGCCGGCCGAATGA
- a CDS encoding Zn-dependent hydrolase, giving the protein MNAVSEAALTTAIHVNGQRLWDSLMEMAKIGATPKGGVCRLALTDLDKQGRDLIVQWAKEANCTVSVDQMGNVFMRRAGRDNDLPPVMTGSHADSQPTGGRFDGIYGVLGGLEVIRSLNDYGIETERPVETVIWTNEEGSRFAPAMVASGVFAGVFTLEYGLSRKDVDGKTIGEELQRIGYAGAVPCGGRKIHAAFELHIEQGPILEAENKTIGVVTDAQGQRWYEVVLTGQEAHAGPTPMPRRRDALLGASRVVQLVNEIGLRHAPLACATVGMMQVHPNSRNVIPGRVFFTIDFRHPQDEVLAQMDAELREGIAKIAQLGKLEADVEQIFYYAPVPFDAACVKSVRAAAERFGYSNRDIVSGAGHDACYLATVAPTSMVFVPCIDGISHNEVEDATIEWIEAGANVLLHAMLERASEPG; this is encoded by the coding sequence ATGAACGCAGTAAGCGAAGCCGCGCTGACGACCGCGATCCACGTGAACGGCCAGCGCTTGTGGGACAGCTTGATGGAGATGGCGAAGATTGGCGCCACCCCCAAGGGCGGCGTGTGCCGTCTCGCGCTGACCGACCTCGACAAGCAGGGCCGCGATCTCATCGTGCAATGGGCGAAAGAGGCGAACTGCACGGTGAGTGTCGACCAGATGGGCAACGTGTTCATGCGCCGCGCGGGGCGTGACAACGACCTGCCGCCCGTGATGACCGGCTCGCACGCCGACTCGCAGCCGACGGGCGGCCGCTTCGACGGTATCTATGGTGTGCTCGGCGGGCTGGAGGTGATTCGCTCGCTGAACGATTACGGCATCGAAACCGAGCGGCCTGTTGAAACGGTGATCTGGACCAACGAAGAGGGCTCGCGTTTCGCGCCGGCGATGGTCGCCTCCGGCGTATTTGCCGGCGTGTTCACGCTCGAGTACGGGCTTTCGCGCAAGGACGTCGACGGCAAGACCATCGGCGAGGAATTGCAGCGCATCGGCTATGCGGGCGCAGTGCCGTGCGGCGGTCGGAAGATTCACGCTGCGTTCGAGCTGCACATCGAACAAGGGCCAATACTCGAGGCCGAAAACAAAACGATAGGGGTGGTCACCGACGCGCAAGGCCAGCGCTGGTACGAAGTCGTGCTCACGGGGCAGGAAGCGCACGCGGGGCCTACGCCGATGCCGCGCCGCCGCGACGCGCTGCTAGGCGCCTCGCGGGTCGTGCAGCTCGTCAATGAAATCGGCCTGCGTCACGCGCCGCTCGCGTGCGCGACGGTCGGCATGATGCAGGTGCATCCGAATTCGCGCAACGTGATTCCCGGCCGCGTGTTCTTCACCATCGACTTTCGCCATCCGCAGGACGAGGTGCTGGCGCAGATGGACGCAGAGCTGCGCGAAGGCATCGCGAAGATCGCGCAACTGGGCAAGCTCGAAGCCGACGTCGAGCAGATTTTCTACTACGCGCCCGTGCCGTTCGACGCGGCTTGTGTGAAGTCCGTGCGCGCGGCGGCCGAGCGCTTCGGCTATTCGAACCGCGACATCGTGTCGGGTGCAGGACACGACGCGTGCTATCTGGCGACGGTCGCGCCGACCTCGATGGTGTTCGTGCCGTGCATCGACGGAATCAGCCACAACGAAGTCGAGGACGCGACGATCGAATGGATCGAAGCCGGCGCGAACGTGTTGCTGCACGCGATGCTCGAACGCGCGAGCGAACCCGGCTGA
- a CDS encoding NAD(P)-dependent oxidoreductase — MSQTTSNAADGIAPGRLNAEQLGCNFADVAPPLSANAAVIAADRCHYCYDAPCVHACPTGIDIPGFIRKIGNGNLKGAARDILSANPLGGMCARVCPTEILCEGACVRNHQDGEPVRIGALQRHATDFQMAREAAGAPALFKRASDTCRQVAVVGAGPAGLACAHTLALAGHRVSVFDAGKHPGGLNEYGIAAYKTVDDYAQREVRWLLSIGGIELRQGQRLGHDITLEELRAAYDAVFIGVGLGGTHTLSVEGEMLDGVLDAVDFIAGVRAADDLASVPVGRKVVVLGGGNTAIDAAVQSRKLGAEQVTLAYRRGAAQMSATWAELEFARSQGVAVAEWMKPLRIVGDTQVQAVEFERTELDMAGALRGTGQIVRVEADMVLKAIGQKFLPAGLDGLQLTDGARRIAVDANGATSLTGVFAGGDCAGHAATDLTVQAVQDGKLAAHAIDRFLANLSARAA, encoded by the coding sequence ATGTCCCAGACCACCTCGAATGCCGCCGACGGCATCGCCCCAGGCCGTCTCAACGCCGAGCAGCTCGGCTGCAATTTTGCCGACGTCGCGCCGCCGCTTTCCGCGAACGCGGCCGTGATCGCGGCCGACCGCTGTCATTACTGTTACGACGCACCCTGCGTACACGCGTGCCCCACGGGCATCGACATTCCCGGCTTCATCCGCAAGATCGGCAACGGCAATCTGAAGGGGGCGGCGCGCGACATTCTGAGCGCGAACCCGCTGGGCGGCATGTGCGCGCGAGTGTGCCCCACCGAAATTCTCTGCGAAGGCGCCTGCGTGAGAAATCATCAGGATGGCGAGCCGGTTCGGATCGGCGCGCTGCAACGTCATGCCACCGACTTCCAGATGGCGCGCGAAGCCGCCGGTGCGCCTGCGCTCTTCAAGCGCGCGAGCGACACATGCCGTCAGGTAGCGGTGGTCGGCGCGGGTCCCGCGGGTCTTGCCTGCGCGCACACGCTCGCGCTGGCCGGGCATCGCGTGAGCGTCTTCGATGCGGGCAAACATCCGGGCGGTCTGAACGAGTATGGCATCGCGGCGTACAAGACCGTCGATGATTACGCACAGCGCGAGGTGCGGTGGCTGCTTTCAATCGGCGGGATAGAACTGCGCCAGGGCCAACGGCTGGGGCATGACATCACGCTAGAGGAACTACGCGCAGCGTACGACGCGGTGTTCATCGGCGTGGGACTCGGCGGCACGCACACGCTGTCCGTCGAAGGCGAAATGCTCGACGGCGTGCTCGATGCGGTGGATTTCATCGCAGGCGTTCGCGCGGCCGACGATCTGGCCAGCGTGCCCGTCGGCCGCAAGGTGGTGGTGCTCGGAGGCGGCAACACGGCAATCGACGCCGCCGTGCAAAGCCGGAAGCTGGGCGCGGAGCAGGTGACGCTCGCCTATCGTCGCGGCGCAGCGCAGATGAGCGCCACCTGGGCCGAACTGGAGTTCGCGCGTAGCCAGGGTGTGGCCGTGGCCGAATGGATGAAGCCGCTGCGAATCGTCGGCGACACGCAGGTGCAGGCCGTGGAATTCGAGCGCACCGAGCTCGATATGGCCGGCGCGTTGCGCGGCACTGGGCAGATCGTGCGCGTGGAGGCCGACATGGTGCTGAAGGCCATTGGCCAGAAGTTCTTACCCGCAGGCCTTGATGGGCTGCAACTGACCGACGGAGCCAGGCGCATCGCAGTGGACGCGAACGGCGCCACCTCGCTCACGGGCGTTTTCGCAGGCGGCGACTGTGCCGGCCACGCCGCAACCGATCTGACCGTTCAGGCCGTGCAGGACGGCAAGCTCGCCGCGCACGCGATCGACCGCTTCCTTGCGAACCTGTCTGCGAGAGCCGCCTGA
- the preA gene encoding NAD-dependent dihydropyrimidine dehydrogenase subunit PreA translates to MADLRCTIAGIQSPNPFWLASAPPTDKAYNVNRAFEAGWGGVVWKTLGLDPHVVNVSSRYGATTWRGQRIAGLNNIELITDRPLDVNLKEIAQVKRDWPDRALIVSLMVPCNEHDWKWILPQVEATGADAVELNFGCPHGMSERGMGAAVGQVPEYIEMVTRWVKEGTRLPCLVKLTPNVTDIRHGARAAMKGGADGVSLINTINSIVGVDLDVMAPLPTVDGKGTHGGYCGPAAKPIALHMVAEIARDPQTHGLPISGIGGISDWRDAAEFIVLGAGSVQVCTAAMHYGFRIVGDMIDGLSNWMDEKGYASLDAICGRAVPNVTDWQYLNLNYDIKARIDQDRCIQCGLCHIACEDTSHQAITAIRDGKRHFEVVDANCVGCNLCMHVCPVDQCITMERVDSGERYENWTTHPNNPARVADPKAA, encoded by the coding sequence ATGGCCGACTTGCGCTGCACGATTGCCGGCATTCAATCGCCGAACCCGTTCTGGCTCGCTTCCGCGCCGCCCACCGACAAGGCCTACAACGTCAACCGCGCGTTCGAGGCAGGGTGGGGCGGCGTGGTCTGGAAGACGCTCGGGCTCGACCCGCACGTGGTGAACGTGAGTTCGCGCTACGGTGCGACCACCTGGCGCGGCCAGCGGATCGCAGGCCTGAACAACATCGAGCTGATCACCGACCGGCCGCTCGACGTGAACCTCAAGGAAATCGCGCAGGTGAAGCGGGACTGGCCCGACCGCGCGCTGATCGTCTCGCTGATGGTGCCTTGCAACGAGCATGACTGGAAGTGGATCCTGCCGCAGGTGGAAGCGACCGGCGCGGACGCGGTGGAACTCAACTTCGGCTGTCCGCACGGCATGAGCGAGCGCGGCATGGGCGCAGCGGTCGGACAGGTGCCCGAGTACATCGAAATGGTCACCCGCTGGGTGAAAGAAGGCACGCGCCTGCCTTGCCTCGTGAAACTCACGCCGAACGTCACCGACATTCGTCACGGCGCGCGCGCGGCGATGAAGGGCGGGGCGGACGGCGTCTCGCTGATCAACACGATCAACTCGATCGTAGGTGTCGATCTCGACGTGATGGCGCCGCTGCCCACTGTGGACGGCAAGGGCACGCATGGCGGCTATTGCGGTCCCGCCGCGAAGCCGATCGCGCTGCACATGGTCGCAGAGATTGCGCGCGACCCGCAAACGCATGGCTTGCCGATCTCCGGCATCGGAGGCATTTCCGACTGGCGCGACGCCGCGGAATTCATCGTGCTGGGAGCGGGCAGCGTGCAGGTTTGCACGGCCGCGATGCACTACGGCTTCCGCATCGTCGGCGACATGATCGACGGCCTGTCGAACTGGATGGACGAAAAAGGCTACGCCAGCCTCGACGCGATTTGCGGCCGCGCCGTGCCGAACGTCACCGACTGGCAATACCTGAACCTCAACTACGACATCAAGGCACGCATCGATCAGGACCGCTGCATCCAGTGTGGGCTCTGCCACATCGCCTGCGAAGACACCTCGCATCAGGCGATCACCGCCATCCGCGATGGCAAGCGCCACTTCGAGGTGGTCGATGCGAACTGCGTCGGGTGCAATCTATGCATGCATGTTTGCCCGGTCGATCAATGCATCACGATGGAGCGCGTCGATTCGGGCGAGCGCTACGAGAACTGGACCACGCACCCGAACAACCCGGCGCGTGTCGCCGACCCGAAGGCCGCCTGA
- a CDS encoding NCS1 family nucleobase:cation symporter-1, giving the protein MSQPLAVDATARRAESDLYNDDLAPTGVAQRTWRWYHFAALWVGMVMNIASYMLAAGLTEQGMSPWQAVLTVLLGNLIVLVPMLLIGHAGTKYGIPYAVLVRASFGTQGAKLPAMLRAIVACGWYGIQSWLGGSAIYTLANILTHNALVGNAMPFLGISIGQASCFLIFWVLQLYFILHGTDSIRWLESWSAPIKVVMCAVLVWWACSRAGGMGSMLSQSSQFVAGGKKAGLFWATFWPGLTAMVGFWATLALNIPDFTRFAKTQKDQFVGQAIGLPIPMALLSVVSVVVTSATVVIYGRAIWDPIDLTSRMEGVGVGIALVILTLDTMCCNLAANLVGPAYDFSSLWPKGISYKTGGLITAAIAIAMMPWKILATTQGYIFTWLVGYSALLGPVAGILMVDYFLVRNTRLDTTQLFEENGEYAYSNGWNPAAVIALIAGVLPNLPGFLNVAFPNVFASVPDAFKSIYTYAWFVGLAIAALVYGVMMKVGRSRRPSVAGA; this is encoded by the coding sequence ATGAGCCAACCCTTAGCCGTCGACGCCACTGCGCGCCGCGCCGAAAGCGATCTATACAACGATGACCTCGCGCCCACCGGCGTCGCGCAGCGCACATGGCGCTGGTATCACTTCGCGGCACTATGGGTGGGCATGGTGATGAACATCGCCTCCTACATGCTCGCCGCCGGCCTCACCGAGCAGGGCATGTCGCCCTGGCAGGCGGTGCTCACCGTGCTGCTCGGCAATCTGATCGTGCTCGTGCCGATGCTGCTGATCGGTCATGCGGGTACCAAGTACGGCATTCCTTATGCGGTGCTGGTGCGAGCGTCGTTCGGCACCCAGGGCGCGAAGCTGCCCGCCATGCTGCGCGCCATCGTGGCGTGCGGCTGGTACGGCATTCAATCATGGCTGGGCGGCAGCGCCATCTATACGCTCGCCAACATCCTCACGCACAACGCGCTGGTGGGCAACGCAATGCCGTTTCTCGGCATTTCGATCGGGCAGGCCAGCTGCTTTCTCATCTTCTGGGTGTTGCAGCTGTACTTCATCCTGCACGGCACCGATTCGATCCGCTGGCTCGAAAGCTGGTCCGCGCCCATCAAGGTGGTGATGTGCGCAGTGCTCGTGTGGTGGGCCTGTTCGAGGGCAGGCGGCATGGGCTCGATGCTGTCGCAATCGTCGCAGTTCGTTGCCGGCGGCAAGAAGGCGGGCCTGTTCTGGGCGACGTTCTGGCCGGGCCTCACGGCCATGGTGGGTTTCTGGGCGACGCTCGCGCTCAACATTCCCGACTTCACGCGCTTCGCAAAAACGCAAAAGGACCAGTTCGTGGGCCAGGCGATCGGCCTGCCCATTCCGATGGCGTTGCTGTCGGTGGTCTCCGTGGTCGTGACGTCGGCGACGGTCGTGATTTACGGAAGGGCGATCTGGGACCCGATCGACCTCACGAGTCGCATGGAGGGCGTCGGCGTGGGCATCGCGCTCGTGATCCTCACGCTCGACACGATGTGCTGCAATCTCGCCGCGAACCTCGTCGGCCCAGCTTACGATTTTTCGAGCCTGTGGCCCAAGGGCATTTCGTACAAGACGGGCGGCCTTATCACCGCGGCCATCGCCATCGCGATGATGCCGTGGAAGATCCTCGCGACCACGCAGGGCTACATCTTCACTTGGCTGGTCGGTTATTCGGCGCTGCTCGGACCGGTGGCCGGCATCCTGATGGTCGACTACTTTCTGGTTCGCAACACACGCCTCGATACGACCCAGCTCTTCGAGGAAAACGGCGAATACGCGTACTCGAACGGCTGGAATCCGGCGGCCGTGATCGCGCTGATCGCCGGGGTGCTGCCGAACCTGCCGGGCTTTCTGAATGTCGCGTTCCCGAATGTGTTTGCCTCGGTGCCCGACGCGTTCAAAAGCATTTATACCTATGCGTGGTTCGTGGGGCTCGCGATTGCGGCGCTCGTGTACGGCGTGATGATGAAAGTCGGCCGGAGCCGGCGCCCGAGCGTGGCGGGCGCGTGA
- the hydA gene encoding dihydropyrimidinase — MAILIRGGTVVNADKSWRADVLCESGVIQSVGENLDAPAGATVVDAGGQYVMPGGIDPHTHMELPFMGTTASDDFYTGTAAGLAGGTTSIIDFVIPNPKQALMDAFREWRGWAEKAAADYGFHVAVTWWDDSVHRDMGLLVNEHGVSSFKHFMAYKNAIMADDEILVNSFARSLELGALPTVHAENGELVFQLQRQLLARGFTGPEAHPLSRPPEVEGEAANRAIRIAQVLGVPVYIVHVSAKDALEAITRARSEGQRVFGEVLAGHLVIDEAVYRDPDWTRAAAHVMSPPFRTQEHRDALWRGLQGGLLHTTATDHCVFCASQKAMGRHDFTRIPNGCGGVEDRMAVLWDQGVNTGRLTPNEFVRVTSTNAAQIFNLYPRKGTVAVGADADIVVWDPEATRTISVKTHHQNVDFNVFEGMTVRGVPTHTVSQGELVWVDGDLRARRGAGRYLKRPANPGYVQASRLAKSLKETQPVHREGDAPQ, encoded by the coding sequence ATGGCGATCCTGATTCGAGGCGGCACCGTCGTCAATGCAGACAAGAGCTGGCGTGCGGACGTGCTCTGCGAAAGCGGCGTGATCCAGAGCGTCGGTGAAAACCTCGACGCGCCTGCGGGCGCGACCGTGGTCGACGCCGGCGGTCAATATGTGATGCCTGGCGGCATCGATCCGCACACGCATATGGAACTGCCCTTCATGGGCACGACCGCCAGCGACGACTTCTACACGGGCACGGCGGCGGGGCTGGCGGGCGGCACTACATCGATCATCGACTTCGTGATCCCCAACCCGAAGCAGGCGCTGATGGACGCCTTTCGCGAGTGGCGCGGCTGGGCCGAAAAAGCCGCTGCTGACTATGGCTTTCACGTGGCGGTGACGTGGTGGGATGATAGCGTGCATCGCGACATGGGGCTGCTCGTGAACGAGCATGGCGTGTCGAGCTTCAAGCACTTCATGGCCTACAAGAACGCGATCATGGCGGACGACGAGATCCTCGTGAACAGTTTTGCCCGCTCGCTCGAACTGGGCGCGCTGCCCACCGTGCATGCGGAAAACGGCGAGCTCGTATTTCAATTGCAACGCCAGTTGCTGGCGCGCGGCTTCACGGGTCCGGAGGCGCACCCGCTTTCACGGCCGCCCGAAGTCGAAGGCGAGGCAGCGAATCGCGCGATCCGCATCGCCCAGGTATTGGGTGTGCCGGTGTACATCGTGCATGTGTCGGCGAAAGACGCGCTCGAGGCGATCACGCGCGCGCGCAGCGAAGGTCAGCGCGTATTCGGCGAAGTGCTCGCGGGGCACCTGGTGATCGATGAGGCCGTTTATCGCGACCCGGACTGGACGCGCGCCGCCGCCCACGTGATGAGTCCGCCGTTCCGTACGCAGGAGCATCGCGACGCGCTGTGGCGCGGACTTCAGGGCGGCCTGCTGCACACCACCGCAACCGACCACTGCGTGTTCTGCGCGTCGCAGAAAGCGATGGGCCGCCATGATTTCACGAGGATCCCGAACGGTTGCGGCGGCGTTGAAGATCGCATGGCGGTGTTGTGGGATCAAGGCGTGAACACCGGCCGGCTCACGCCGAACGAATTCGTGCGCGTTACCTCCACCAATGCCGCGCAAATCTTCAACCTCTACCCGCGCAAGGGCACGGTGGCCGTCGGTGCCGACGCCGATATCGTCGTATGGGATCCCGAGGCCACGCGCACCATCTCGGTCAAAACGCATCATCAGAACGTGGACTTCAACGTGTTCGAGGGCATGACGGTGCGCGGCGTGCCGACCCATACCGTCTCGCAAGGCGAACTCGTTTGGGTAGACGGCGACCTGCGGGCGCGGCGAGGCGCCGGACGTTACCTGAAGCGTCCCGCGAATCCCGGCTATGTGCAGGCATCGCGCCTCGCGAAGAGCCTGAAAGAGACGCAGCCCGTGCATCGCGAGGGTGACGCACCACAATAA
- the atzF gene encoding allophanate hydrolase yields MLPDAFFKVRALLESYATTSTTPRDIVDTLIARIEASCRPEVWISRVSAADLANRADALEDARARLGAAIFERMPLFGVPFAVKDNIDVAGIPTTAACDSFAYTPRASAFAVDRLLDAGAILIGKTNLDQFATGLVGTRSPYGGVRQFKSDAHISGGSSSGSAVVVAAGLVAFSLGTDTAGSGRVPAGFNELVGLKPTPGLVSKRGVVPACRSLDCVSIFAHDVGDAWEVLLRMAKYDGDDSYARRVPALGLPHAPLRLAVPEPLTFHDDAQAHQAFAATLDTIASRLALLPVSVPFGPLQRTAALLYDGPWVAERRAALGSFFETNRTDIDPVVAEVIAKADGYSAVDAFNGQYALAALRREVETLFEAIDVLIVPTTPTHPTFDEVRADPIGANSQLGVYTNFVNLLDLCALAVPGIRRADGLPAGVTLIAPAGADQRLAVLGARIQALFMANATPDDAAGIAARPLPFEEPTVTLAVAGAHLRGQPLCWQLLEAGARFVETTTTSSDYRLYALAGTTPAKPALVRTPHEAGRPIEIELWEVPLRSFGAFVAHVPAPLGIGSVQTADGFIVKGFISEPSAVAPGSGAHDITAFGGWRAWLATAARTQAQSDLQS; encoded by the coding sequence ATGCTTCCCGACGCCTTCTTCAAGGTTCGAGCGCTGCTTGAATCCTATGCCACCACAAGCACGACGCCTCGCGACATCGTCGACACGCTGATCGCCCGGATCGAAGCCTCCTGTCGCCCCGAAGTCTGGATATCGCGCGTGAGTGCCGCCGATCTCGCCAACCGGGCTGACGCGCTCGAAGATGCGCGCGCGCGCCTAGGCGCCGCGATCTTTGAGCGGATGCCGCTGTTCGGCGTACCGTTCGCGGTGAAGGACAACATCGACGTCGCCGGCATACCAACCACGGCAGCCTGCGACTCCTTCGCGTACACGCCTCGCGCCTCGGCATTCGCCGTCGATCGTCTGCTCGACGCCGGCGCCATCCTCATCGGCAAGACGAATCTCGACCAGTTCGCCACAGGCCTGGTCGGCACACGCTCGCCCTATGGGGGTGTGCGACAGTTCAAATCCGACGCGCACATCTCCGGGGGATCGAGCTCTGGCTCGGCGGTCGTTGTTGCGGCTGGGCTCGTTGCGTTCTCACTCGGCACCGATACTGCTGGCTCGGGGCGTGTTCCCGCGGGCTTCAACGAGCTCGTGGGCCTCAAGCCAACGCCAGGCCTCGTGAGCAAACGCGGCGTGGTACCGGCGTGCCGAAGCCTGGACTGCGTGTCGATCTTCGCGCATGACGTGGGCGACGCCTGGGAGGTCCTGCTGCGGATGGCGAAGTACGATGGAGACGACAGCTATGCGCGCCGAGTGCCGGCACTCGGACTGCCCCATGCACCACTGCGCCTCGCCGTGCCGGAGCCGTTGACCTTCCATGATGACGCGCAGGCGCATCAGGCCTTTGCCGCCACGCTCGACACGATCGCTTCGCGCCTTGCGCTTTTGCCAGTAAGCGTGCCGTTCGGCCCCCTGCAGCGAACTGCGGCGCTGCTTTACGACGGCCCGTGGGTAGCGGAGCGCCGTGCCGCGCTGGGTTCCTTCTTCGAGACGAATCGCACCGACATCGATCCGGTTGTCGCCGAGGTGATTGCGAAAGCGGACGGCTACAGCGCCGTCGATGCGTTCAACGGGCAGTACGCACTCGCCGCCCTGCGGCGCGAAGTGGAAACGCTGTTCGAGGCGATCGACGTCCTGATCGTGCCGACCACGCCCACGCATCCAACCTTCGACGAAGTGCGTGCGGACCCGATCGGGGCGAACAGCCAGCTCGGCGTCTATACCAACTTCGTGAATCTGCTTGATCTGTGCGCTCTGGCGGTGCCGGGCATTCGCCGTGCGGACGGCCTGCCGGCGGGCGTGACGCTGATCGCCCCAGCGGGCGCCGACCAGCGCCTCGCAGTGCTCGGCGCACGCATCCAGGCGCTTTTCATGGCGAACGCTACACCGGACGACGCTGCCGGCATTGCCGCGCGACCGCTGCCCTTCGAAGAGCCGACGGTGACGCTCGCCGTGGCCGGCGCTCATCTGCGCGGGCAGCCCCTCTGCTGGCAACTGCTCGAGGCTGGCGCGCGTTTCGTCGAGACCACCACCACGTCGTCGGACTACCGACTTTACGCGCTCGCCGGCACGACACCGGCCAAGCCCGCTCTGGTGCGTACGCCACACGAGGCGGGCCGGCCCATCGAAATCGAGCTCTGGGAAGTGCCGCTGCGCAGCTTCGGCGCATTCGTTGCCCACGTGCCGGCGCCGCTCGGCATCGGCAGCGTACAGACAGCCGATGGATTCATCGTCAAGGGATTTATCAGCGAGCCCTCGGCAGTCGCACCAGGCAGCGGCGCACACGACATCACCGCATTCGGCGGCTGGCGTGCATGGCTTGCAACGGCGGCTAGAACGCAAGCCCAATCCGATCTGCAATCCTGA
- a CDS encoding BMP family ABC transporter substrate-binding protein: MKNRRDFLKGAGALALGSTLPFDLAFGAEPLTVGVIYVGSRGDYGYNQAQAQAAAVIKKLPNVKVVEEENVPETVAAQKTMEAMIEQDGATLIFATSFGYFDPHVLKMAAKYSKVRFAHCGGLWKSGNPANISSYFGYIDECQYLNGVVAGHASKTKKLGFVAAKPIPQVLRNINSFTLGAQSVDPSITTHVIFTGDWSMPVKEAEAANSLVDQGCDVLTCHVDGPKVVIETAEKRGAMSCGYHASQAALAPKGYLTGAEWDWATPYKLLVTNTQTGKPQPNILRGGLREGFVKMSPYGAKVTPDARTQADAAKAKMVAGDYIIFKGPMKDNKGGSAIAAGTSYAQTDIALESMNYLVAGVVGQI, translated from the coding sequence ATGAAAAACCGTCGCGATTTTCTCAAGGGCGCTGGCGCCCTCGCCCTAGGCAGCACGCTCCCATTCGACCTCGCTTTCGGTGCCGAGCCGCTTACGGTCGGCGTCATCTACGTCGGTTCGCGCGGCGACTACGGCTACAACCAGGCACAGGCGCAGGCTGCGGCTGTCATCAAGAAGCTGCCGAACGTGAAAGTCGTCGAGGAAGAAAACGTGCCGGAGACCGTCGCAGCCCAAAAGACCATGGAGGCGATGATCGAGCAGGACGGTGCGACGCTCATTTTCGCGACCTCGTTCGGCTACTTCGATCCCCATGTGCTGAAGATGGCAGCCAAATATTCGAAGGTTCGCTTCGCCCACTGCGGCGGTCTCTGGAAGAGCGGCAATCCGGCCAACATTTCGAGCTACTTCGGCTATATCGACGAATGCCAGTATCTGAACGGCGTCGTGGCAGGCCATGCGAGCAAGACGAAGAAGCTGGGCTTCGTCGCGGCCAAGCCTATTCCGCAGGTCCTGCGCAACATCAACTCGTTCACGCTGGGCGCGCAGTCGGTGGATCCGTCGATCACCACGCACGTGATCTTCACGGGCGACTGGTCGATGCCGGTGAAGGAGGCGGAGGCCGCGAACAGCCTCGTCGATCAGGGCTGCGACGTGCTCACGTGTCACGTGGACGGACCCAAGGTCGTGATCGAGACAGCCGAGAAACGCGGCGCGATGAGCTGCGGATACCACGCAAGCCAGGCGGCGCTGGCGCCAAAGGGCTATCTGACGGGCGCCGAATGGGACTGGGCGACGCCCTACAAACTGCTCGTCACAAACACGCAGACGGGCAAGCCGCAGCCGAACATTCTTCGCGGCGGCCTGCGCGAAGGCTTCGTGAAGATGTCGCCGTACGGCGCGAAGGTGACGCCCGATGCGCGCACGCAAGCCGACGCCGCGAAGGCGAAGATGGTCGCCGGCGACTACATCATCTTCAAGGGGCCGATGAAGGACAACAAGGGCGGCAGCGCCATTGCGGCCGGCACGAGCTACGCACAGACCGATATCGCGCTTGAAAGCATGAATTATCTGGTCGCCGGTGTGGTTGGCCAGATCTGA